CATCCCCGCTGACGCCACCGATCCCGCCGCGCTCCGCGCCGCCGTCGCCAAGGCCGAAGCGCTGACTGGTGGCCTCACCGCGGTCCACTTCAACGCCGGCGTCGTGCGCAACCAAGACCTGTTCTCGATGACTGACGCCGAGATCGCGAACGACCTCGCGATCGATGTCACCGCCGGGTTCAACACCATCCGCGCCGCCACCGAAGGCTTCGGCGCTCGCGGTGGTACCATCCTCGTCACCGGCGGTGGCCTTGGCGTTCACCCCAGCGCCGACTGGGCCGTCCTCGGCGCCGGCAAGGCGGCTTTGCGCAACATGGTGCAGGGCCTCGCCGAGCCAATGGCTGAGCGCGGCATCCGCATTCGCCTCGCCACCGTCGCCACGCTGGTCGCTCCCGAGTCCAACGAAGCTCGCGGCGCTGCCGATGTCTTCTGGACCCTCGCCACCGATCCCGCCGCCGCCTGGGAGGCGGTCTATCCAGCCGCCTGATCCCGCGCGCCGCAATGGAGTAATGTCATGACCAAGACTATCGTCATCACCGGCGCGACCTCGGGCATCGGCTATGCCACCGCGCTCGCCTTCGCCCACACAGGCGCCAATGTCGCCATCTCGGGCCGCCGTGCCGACCGCGGCGCGGATGCCGTCGCCGAGATCGAGCGGCTCGGGGGCACCGGCTGGTTCCAGACCACCGACGTCCAGGACGCCAGTCAGATCGAAGCCTTCATCGCGGGCGCTATGCAACGGTTCGGACCGATCGACACACTGATCACCAATGCCGGGATCGAGCCGCCGCATGTGCTGCCGCTCGCCGAACTCAGCATCGAGGATGTCGACGCGGTGCTGTCGACCAACCTACGCGGCACCTTGCTCACCGCCAAATATGCGATCCCGCATCTGCGCCGGCCGGGCGGATCGATCATCACCGTCTCCTCGCTCTGGGGCCGTCAGGGTGGCGCGCTCCTCCCGGTCTATTCGGCGACGAAGGGCGGCTCGGAGTCACTGACCCGCGCGCTTGCGGTCGAACTCGGTGGTGACGGCATCCGCGTCAACGGCATCGCACCCGGCTTCATCAAGACCGAAATGTCCGATCGCTTCACACAGGGACGCGACATGCGGCACTTCTACGAATTCAATGTGCCGCTCGGCCGGATCGGCGAAGCGGATGAGATCGCCGACGCCATGGTCTGGCTCGCCTCCGACCAGGCCTCCTACGTCAGCGGCCAGACCATCACGGTCGATGGCGGTCATAACATCAAGATGTCGGTCGCCAATCTCTGACCCGGCCATCCCCATCCATCAAAGGAACACCATCATGACTTCGCAACTGACCCTGATTGCCCGCCTGACCGCCAAGCCAGGGACCTCCGACGAGCTCGGCAATGGCCTCAAGGCCCTGATCGCACCGACGCTCGAGGAAGAGGGCGCCATCGGTTATGTGCTCCACCGCGACAATGACGATCCCAATGTCTGGGTGCTGTACGAGACGTGGCGAAGCAAAGCCGATCTCGATGCTCACTTCGGGCAGCCCTACACCAAAGCGATGATGGATCGGTTTCCCGATCTTCTCGCCAAGGAGATGGAGCTGACCTTCGCCACGGCGATCGACCTGCGCAGCTGATCCCCCTCCGGTCGGTCACCCTATGAAGGGCCGTGCAGTCAGGCTGCCCGGCCCTTCTCTTTGCCCGCCATTCCGATTGATGAACTTCGCTCAGCATGGATCGGAATGTTCATCGGATTATCGCGCCAATGCCTAGGTCGTATTTCAGATCTCAAGCCGAACGGAACCTCCGGCACCGGCCAAGCTGAAAGGAAATCCCCATGAAGACCTGGTTCATCACCGGCGCCTCGCGCGGCTTCGGCGCCCTCGTCACCAACCTCGCTCTGCAGCAGGGCGACGCGGTCGTCGCGACCGCCCGCAACCCGCAGCAGATCACCGATCGCTTTGGCGACCATCCCAATCTCCTCGCCGTCGCGCTCGATGTGACTGACGAGACCCAGGCCAAGGCAGCAACTGATGCCGCCATTGCCAAATTCGGCCGGATCGACGTGCTGCTCAACAATGCCGGCTTCGGCCTCATGGGCGCGGTCGAGGAGGCCAGCGCCGCCGAGGTGGAGGCGGTCTATCGCACGAATGTGTTCGGGCTGCTCAATGTCACCCGCGCCGTGCTCCCGCACATGCGCAAAGCGAAAGCGGGCCGCATCCTCAACATCTCGTCGATCGGCGGCTATCGCGGCGCGGCGGGGTTTGGGGTCTACTCGTCGACCAAGTTCGCGGTCGAAGGCCTGTCCGAAGCGCTCCACGCAGAACTCGAACAGCTCGGCATCCATGTGACGGTCGTCGAGCCGGGCTATTTTCGGACTGACTTCCTCGACGCGACGTCGCTCAGCGTCAGCCCGACCGTCATCGAGGACTATGCCACGACCGCCGGCCGCGTCCGGGGTGTCGCAACGGGCCTCAATCATAACCAGCCCGGCGACCCGGCACGCCTTGCCCAGGTGCTGATCGACTTCGCGGATGCGCCCAATCCGCCGGTGCGCCTGCCGCTTGGCAGCGACACGGTCGCCGCGATCGAGGCCAAGCATGTCTCGGATGCCGCGATCCTCACCAACTGGCGGCAGGTGTCGGTCTCGACCGACTTTCCGTCCGACGCTGCAGCCGCCTGACCCCGGGCGACCGCGTGCCCGCCACAAGCTGAGCGCCGTCGGTTCACCACTGGCGGCGCAGGAGATCGACCATGTCCGCTATCACGCTCGCCAGCCCCTGCTCCCGCACCGTCACACCTGTCCCGACGGGCTGGTCGACCACGCATCGGGGCATCGCATTCGGCCTTGCCGCCGCGCTGATCTGGGGCAGCTATATGGCGTTCTCCAACCACGCCGTCGCGGCAGGCCTGTTGCCGAGCGATCTCGCGTTCATCCGTTATGCGACCGCCGGTCTGATCCTGCTGCCCTGGCTGATCCGCCATGCGCCGCTTCGCTTAGGCGGTATCGGCTGGGGCAAGGGTTTCGCGCTGGCTGTGCTTGCCGGACCGCTGTTCGTGCTGATCGGCACCTCGGGCTATCGCTTTGCGCCGTTGGCGCACGGCGCGGTCATTCAGCTGGGGTCGCTGACCGTCGCGAGCTTCCTCCTCGCCTCTGCACTGGTCGGCGAACGCGCCGGCCGGCGGCGCCTGACGGGCCTTGGCATAATCATCGGCGGCCTCGTCGTCACGGCGGGACCGAGCCTGCTCGCCGGCGGCTCGACCGCCTGGGTGGGCGATCTGCTGTTCATCGTGGCCGGCGTGATGTGGGCGCTGTTCACAGTACTTCAGCGCCGCTGGGCAATCGATCCGATGGCTGCGACCGCAGTGGTGTCGGTGGTGTCGGCCGCGCTCTATGTACCGGTCTATCTCGGCACCGAGGGCCTCTCCCACATTGCTGCGGCTTCGCCCGCCCTGCTTGTTGAGCAGATTCTTGTCCAAGGCGTGTTCGGCGGCGTGGTCGCGCTGTTCGCGTTCAGCCGCGCGGTGCAAGATCTGGGCGCTGGACGCGCGGCACTTTTCCCGACGTTCGCGCCGGCCATCGCCATGCTGGTTGGCATCTCGTTCGACGGCGGTGTCCCTACGATAGTCCAACTCGCGGGCCTGCTGATCCTAACGGCCGGCATGCTGGTCGCGGTCACGTCGACCAGGTCGGCACCGAAGAGAGCCTGATCACGCCCGCTGCCATGTTTCTAAGTGGCGTCGTGCTTGGCAGTTGAAGGACCCTTCCCGACTGGCTCATTGATTTAGGTGTTGTCGCCGCGATCCGTGCCAAGGCGATGGCAGCTGTCACGATCCCGCCAACCTAAACCTTCGGCTCGATCTCCGTCGCTTTCCGGTGGGGGTTGGGGCAGACCCGGATGTCTGCTTTTGGTGAGATTTGCCGTTCGACACGTCGCTGGGGAACGGCAGAAATGTCCGTGCGCCGTGCCAAGGCGGCGCTTTCCAGTGGGTGAAAGCCCCACCCGGCAACATGCTCCAGCCGGAAGCAACCGGGGCAGGCATGGAGGTGACGAAATGTCTGAAGCCCCCGGATGACGGTCACATAGGTGACCGTGCGAGTGTGCAGGCCGCAACGTGAGTGAACGCTGAGCAAACCTCGAAAATGCCGATGTGTGGGCCGACCCGGCCGGACTTCCGGGGAAGGCTGATACGGATGGGGGAGTTTGAGCGACGCTGAACCCATCCGCCACACCGGGGTAGTGGCGGCAGCATGTACACAAGGAAAGCGCACGCAACACGGGAAGCCCCATCACGTGCTCGGGGACGAGCAACCGGACGCCCGCGAGGGATGGGACGGGCGCGGTGGGGTGGCGGAGAGGCCCGTAGTACCGGGGAAGCCGGGTAATGCCGGTGGAGGGAAGGAGCCTCAGTTCAAGGCGAACGCACCAAGTAGTGAGGGACCGCGAGATTGGGAAACCTATCAACTCCGAAAAGCGTCCAGAAACTGCAGACGGCGTTGCACGCGAAAGCGAAGGTGGAAGCCGGCTACCGCTTCTACGCGCTGTACGACAAGATCAGCCGCGACGACATTCTGGCTCATGCCTATGCCCAGTGTCGCTCCAATAAGGGCGCACCGGGGATCGACGGTCAGGACTTCGCGGATATCGAGGCGTACGGCGTCGAGCGGTGGCTGGCGGAACTGACGCTTGCCATCAGAGAGGAGACGTATCGACCGGAACCGATCAGACGGGTCCATATACCGAAAGCCAACGGCAAACTCAGGCCGCTGGGCATTTCCACCGTGCGGGATCGGGTCTGCATGACAGCAGCGATGCTGGTGCTGGAGCCGATCTTCGAAGCCGACCTTCCGCCAGAGATCTATGCCTACCGAACTGGGCGTAACGCCCAGCAGGCCGTGATCGAGGTGGAAGACCAGCTGTTTCATGGCCGTCCCGATGTCGTGGACGCCGACCTCGCCGACTATTTTGGCAGCATTCCCCATCCCGAACTGATGAAGTCCGTCGCCCGCCGGATCGTCGATCCGCGCGTGCTGCACCTGATCAGGTTGTGGCTGGACTGTGCTGTCGAGGAAACCGACGACAAAGGCCGGAAGACACGAACGACGGCGGCCAAGGATCAGCGACGCGGCATCCCGCAAGGCTCACCCATCTCACCCTTGCTGGCAAATCTTTACATGCGCCGGTTCGTGCTGGGATGGCGGAAGCTCGGTCTTGGGCAACGCCTCGGCGCTCGGCTCGTCACTTACGCTGATGACCTCGTCATCCTATGCCAGAAGGGCAACGCGGAAGCCGCGCTCGATCATATGCGCAGGTTGATGGGCAAGCTGAAGCTGACCGTGAACGAGGAAAAGACCCGCATCTGCAAGGTGCCGGACGAGACGTTCGACTTTCTGGGATACACCTTCGGTCGGATGTACTCTCCGACGACAGGAAGGGCCCGCATGGGCTACCGACCGTCGAAGAAGAGCATCAAGCGCACCGTGGATAAAATCCACGCGCTGACCGAGATGACGTCGACATGGCAGGATCCCGCAGTACTGATAGCGAAGATTAACCGGGCGCTACGCGGTTGGGCCAACTACTTTTCGGTCGGCACAACAAGCAAGGCGTACCGGGCCGTCGACAGCTACACGTTGGTGCGGGTGCGTCGGTGGCTGCGTATCAAACATCGAGGCAAGCGACGCAGGGCTCGGGTTTATCCAGACGAGTACCTCTACGAGACCATTGGACTCGTACGCCTGACCAGACTTGGACGTAGCTCGCCATGGGCGAAGGCGTGATGTCTTGTTCGAGAGCCGGGTGCGGGAAATCTGCACGCCCGGTTCGCCGAGCGGGGGGTGAAAACGGAACGTCTGGTAAGCCCTACAGGCGCACCGCACGTCACCGCGTCACCTCCCGACTCTACCAATTCTCGCTATTTTGTGTGGTTCAACGCGATCTGTATCCATATTGCGGCCGTGGACTCCCACCCCGGAGGCCATCCCAGCCTCCGGCGCAAGTCACCCAACCCTCAGCTATGCGTCGCGATCCATTCCTCCAGCACCGGCGCAATCCGCGTGCGCCACTTGCTGCCGTTGAAGATGCCGTAATGGCCCACGCCCGCGGCCATGTGGTACTTCTTCTTGTCCTCGGGCAGGCCCGTCGCGATGGTCAGCGCGGCCCTGGTCTGGCCGAGGCCGGAGATGTCGTCGCGCTCGCCCTCGATCGCCAGCAGCGCGATGTCCTTGATCGCCGCCGGGTCCACGCGGCGGCCGCGGTGCATCATCTCGCCCTTGGGCAGCTGATGCTCCTGGAACACCACCGTGATCGTCTGCAGGTAGAACTCGGCGGTCATGTCGCAGACCGAACGATATTCCTCGTAGAAATCCTTGGTCGCCTCGGCGCTCTCGTCGTCGCCGGCCACGAGGTGCTTGAACATCTCCCAATGGCTCATCAGGTGGCTGCCGAGGTTCATCGTCATGAAGCCCGCGAGCTGGAGGAAGCCCGGATAGACCTCCCGCCGGGCGCCGGGATATTGCAGCGGCACCGTCGCGATCACATTCTGCGCGAACCAGCTGTGCGGGCGCTCGGTGGCGAGGCGGTTGACGGTGGTCGGCGCCTCACGCGTGTCGATCGGGCCGCCCATCATCGTCAAGGTGCGCGGGCGGTTGGGGTTCTCGTCCGCTGACATCACGCAGGCCGCGGCATAGCAGGGCACGGTCGGCTGGCACACCGCCAGCATGTGCGCGCCCGGGCCGATCTGGTCGAGGAAGGCGATGATGTAATCGACATAATCGTCGAGGTCGAAGCGGCCCTCGCTGGTCGGCACCAGCTTCGCGTCGCGCCAGTCGGTGATGTACACGTCATGCTTGGGCAGCATGCGTTCCACCGTGCCGCGCAGCAGCGTGGCATAGTGGCCGGACATCGGCGCGACGATCAGCAGCTTGGGGCCGCCCTCCACGCCTTCGCGCACGAAGCGCTTGAGCTGGCCGAACGGCTTGCGCAGCACGATCTCCTCGCGCACGGCCACGGTCTTGCCGTCCACCACCGTCTCGGTCAGCCCGAAGGCGGGCTTGCCGCGCGGCGCGGATGCGTGCGCGAACACCTCGAGCGCGGATGCGAACACCGGCCCGCCGCCGAAATAGGCGGCCGGATTTGCCGGGTTCTGCAACAGGTTGGCGCTCATGTCGGCAAAGGCGCTGACGCCCGCCAACAGCGAACGCTGCATCTCATAAGCTTGGTAAAGCATCTGGTCCTATCCCACAGACTCGACCGCGCGTTCGCGTGACGAGTCGGACTTTCTAGCGCCCTGGATCATGGTGGTGCAACGTCGTACTGTGGATTTGCGTTCCAGAATGCGACGAATTTCATGCCGCAGGTGCGAACGACGCAAGCGATCCCCGCATTCCCGTTACTTGCGCGGCGCGCCTGGGCGAAGGCCTCTGCCGCGAAGTGCAGGAAAGGGCGATTCGGCGTATGTTTCGAATATCGGCGCCATTCCCGCACCCTCTCCGGTCTGGGGATCCGATGGCCCGATCCTAAGCGCCATTGAGGGCCGCCGCGCGCGCTGCTACGCCCCGCCCATGGCGGAGACCAAGGCAGTGGCCAGCGAGAACAAGGCAGTAGCCATCGAAAATGCGGCCCGCGACGCGGGCGGGGGAGGGGGCGGGCGCCGGCTGGGCAGCCTCGCGATGGTGTGGACGGCGGCGATCCGCTATCCGGGCCATATCGTCGCGGCCAGCCTCGCGCTGCTCGTCGCCGCGGGGGCGACGCTCGCCATCCCCAGCGGCTTCCGGCTGGTCATCGATCGCGGCTTCGCGGCGGGGGCGGATATCCATGAGATCGGCCGCTGGTTCACCTATCTGCTCGGCATCGTCGCCCTGCTCGCGCTGGCGACCGCGTGCCGCTTCTATTTCGTCTCCTGGCTGGGCGAGCGCGTCGTGGCGGACGTGCGGCTGGCGGTGCAGCGCAACCTGCTGCGGCTGTCGCCCGCCTTCTTCGAGGAGAACCGCCCGTCCGAAATCG
The window above is part of the Sphingomonas sanxanigenens DSM 19645 = NX02 genome. Proteins encoded here:
- a CDS encoding DMT family transporter — its product is MSAITLASPCSRTVTPVPTGWSTTHRGIAFGLAAALIWGSYMAFSNHAVAAGLLPSDLAFIRYATAGLILLPWLIRHAPLRLGGIGWGKGFALAVLAGPLFVLIGTSGYRFAPLAHGAVIQLGSLTVASFLLASALVGERAGRRRLTGLGIIIGGLVVTAGPSLLAGGSTAWVGDLLFIVAGVMWALFTVLQRRWAIDPMAATAVVSVVSAALYVPVYLGTEGLSHIAAASPALLVEQILVQGVFGGVVALFAFSRAVQDLGAGRAALFPTFAPAIAMLVGISFDGGVPTIVQLAGLLILTAGMLVAVTSTRSAPKRA
- a CDS encoding SDR family NAD(P)-dependent oxidoreductase, which gives rise to MTKTIVITGATSGIGYATALAFAHTGANVAISGRRADRGADAVAEIERLGGTGWFQTTDVQDASQIEAFIAGAMQRFGPIDTLITNAGIEPPHVLPLAELSIEDVDAVLSTNLRGTLLTAKYAIPHLRRPGGSIITVSSLWGRQGGALLPVYSATKGGSESLTRALAVELGGDGIRVNGIAPGFIKTEMSDRFTQGRDMRHFYEFNVPLGRIGEADEIADAMVWLASDQASYVSGQTITVDGGHNIKMSVANL
- a CDS encoding oxidoreductase; its protein translation is MKTWFITGASRGFGALVTNLALQQGDAVVATARNPQQITDRFGDHPNLLAVALDVTDETQAKAATDAAIAKFGRIDVLLNNAGFGLMGAVEEASAAEVEAVYRTNVFGLLNVTRAVLPHMRKAKAGRILNISSIGGYRGAAGFGVYSSTKFAVEGLSEALHAELEQLGIHVTVVEPGYFRTDFLDATSLSVSPTVIEDYATTAGRVRGVATGLNHNQPGDPARLAQVLIDFADAPNPPVRLPLGSDTVAAIEAKHVSDAAILTNWRQVSVSTDFPSDAAAA
- a CDS encoding putative quinol monooxygenase; translated protein: MTSQLTLIARLTAKPGTSDELGNGLKALIAPTLEEEGAIGYVLHRDNDDPNVWVLYETWRSKADLDAHFGQPYTKAMMDRFPDLLAKEMELTFATAIDLRS
- a CDS encoding polyhydroxyalkanoate depolymerase yields the protein MLYQAYEMQRSLLAGVSAFADMSANLLQNPANPAAYFGGGPVFASALEVFAHASAPRGKPAFGLTETVVDGKTVAVREEIVLRKPFGQLKRFVREGVEGGPKLLIVAPMSGHYATLLRGTVERMLPKHDVYITDWRDAKLVPTSEGRFDLDDYVDYIIAFLDQIGPGAHMLAVCQPTVPCYAAACVMSADENPNRPRTLTMMGGPIDTREAPTTVNRLATERPHSWFAQNVIATVPLQYPGARREVYPGFLQLAGFMTMNLGSHLMSHWEMFKHLVAGDDESAEATKDFYEEYRSVCDMTAEFYLQTITVVFQEHQLPKGEMMHRGRRVDPAAIKDIALLAIEGERDDISGLGQTRAALTIATGLPEDKKKYHMAAGVGHYGIFNGSKWRTRIAPVLEEWIATHS
- the ltrA gene encoding group II intron reverse transcriptase/maturase; amino-acid sequence: MGNLSTPKSVQKLQTALHAKAKVEAGYRFYALYDKISRDDILAHAYAQCRSNKGAPGIDGQDFADIEAYGVERWLAELTLAIREETYRPEPIRRVHIPKANGKLRPLGISTVRDRVCMTAAMLVLEPIFEADLPPEIYAYRTGRNAQQAVIEVEDQLFHGRPDVVDADLADYFGSIPHPELMKSVARRIVDPRVLHLIRLWLDCAVEETDDKGRKTRTTAAKDQRRGIPQGSPISPLLANLYMRRFVLGWRKLGLGQRLGARLVTYADDLVILCQKGNAEAALDHMRRLMGKLKLTVNEEKTRICKVPDETFDFLGYTFGRMYSPTTGRARMGYRPSKKSIKRTVDKIHALTEMTSTWQDPAVLIAKINRALRGWANYFSVGTTSKAYRAVDSYTLVRVRRWLRIKHRGKRRRARVYPDEYLYETIGLVRLTRLGRSSPWAKA
- a CDS encoding SDR family oxidoreductase — translated: MSNSIMIIGAGPGIGQAVARKFGREGWQVVLTGRNANRLADLNAELTADGIIARAIPADATDPAALRAAVAKAEALTGGLTAVHFNAGVVRNQDLFSMTDAEIANDLAIDVTAGFNTIRAATEGFGARGGTILVTGGGLGVHPSADWAVLGAGKAALRNMVQGLAEPMAERGIRIRLATVATLVAPESNEARGAADVFWTLATDPAAAWEAVYPAA